A single window of Anaerocolumna chitinilytica DNA harbors:
- a CDS encoding flavin reductase family protein, with translation MKKEIDVFEYAAEIMKALKTGVLLTTKADDKVNSMTISWGTLGIEWSKPIFTTFVRENRFTKGNLDKNPEFTINIPYGAYDKKILGFCGTKSGHTVDKIKELNLTLEESDTVSVPAIKELPLTLECRVIYKQKQDEHAISEEDRKKFYPQDVDGSYHGENRDYHTAYCGEIVRAYIIE, from the coding sequence ATGAAAAAGGAAATCGATGTATTCGAATATGCCGCAGAGATTATGAAAGCACTTAAAACCGGAGTACTGTTAACTACGAAGGCAGATGATAAAGTAAACTCCATGACTATTTCTTGGGGCACTCTGGGAATTGAATGGTCCAAGCCGATATTTACAACTTTTGTGAGAGAAAACCGCTTCACCAAAGGCAATCTTGATAAAAACCCAGAGTTCACAATCAACATTCCCTATGGTGCCTATGATAAGAAGATATTAGGCTTTTGCGGAACAAAATCCGGCCATACTGTGGATAAGATCAAAGAACTCAATCTGACCCTGGAAGAATCCGATACTGTATCGGTTCCGGCTATCAAAGAACTGCCCTTAACCCTTGAATGCAGGGTTATCTACAAACAGAAACAGGATGAGCATGCAATTTCAGAAGAAGACCGTAAGAAATTCTATCCTCAGGATGTTGATGGTTCCTACCACGGCGAAAACAGGGATTATCATACAGCGTATTGCGGAGAGATTGTACGTGCTTATATTATTGAATAA
- a CDS encoding winged helix-turn-helix transcriptional regulator produces the protein MKNEVNVKPFVYAMSMIDGKWKMHILFWLWKNPVLRYGELKRSLGTITHKMLSTQLKELEKDDLIIRKEYAQVPPKVEYSLSERGLTLMPVLQCLCEWGSCHLEDGQE, from the coding sequence ATGAAAAACGAAGTTAATGTTAAGCCTTTTGTTTATGCAATGTCTATGATTGATGGGAAATGGAAAATGCACATATTGTTCTGGCTCTGGAAGAATCCGGTTCTGCGTTATGGCGAGCTGAAACGTTCTCTTGGGACAATTACTCATAAAATGCTCAGTACCCAGTTAAAGGAACTGGAAAAGGACGATCTGATAATTCGAAAGGAGTATGCCCAGGTACCTCCAAAAGTAGAGTATTCCCTCTCAGAGAGAGGTTTAACCCTGATGCCTGTGCTTCAATGTCTCTGTGAGTGGGGGAGCTGCCATCTTGAAGATGGTCAGGAGT